From a single Ascaphus truei isolate aAscTru1 chromosome 2, aAscTru1.hap1, whole genome shotgun sequence genomic region:
- the CIDEA gene encoding lipid transferase CIDEA: MEYANALTPKALMRSVTTAGASLTRRVLFPPQRPFRVSDRDRSQRKGIVAGTLKELIEKAINTFLLTTGLVYLVLEEDGTVVDTEAFFQSLEDNTQFLLLEEGQKWTKGKNVTHSARQTKRKGIANITLNLYKLNPKDFIGCLNVKATFYEMYSISWDIQFMGAKKVLRQFLRVFSYIAQVAGHVLLCSGSYVLQWTETYDESPVRPSQHK, from the exons ATGGAGTACGCCAATGCCCTGACACCCAAGGCTCTCATGAG GTCTGTTACTACTGCGGGCGCGTCGCTGACCCGAAGAGTTTTGTTTCCTCCACAACGACCGTTTCGAGTATCTGACCGTGACAGGAGCCAGCGAAAGGGCATTGTAGCGGGCACTTTAAAGGAACTAATTGAaaag GCCATCAATACCTTCCTACTAACGACTGGTTTGGTATATCTTGTACTGGAAGAAGATGGCACAGTTGTGGATACAGAGGCGTTTTTTCAGTCTTTGGAGGATAACACACAATTTTTGCTCCTAGAAGAAGGACAGAAATGGACTAAA GGAAAAAATGTCACCCATTCAGCAAGGCAAACAAAGAGGAAAGGAATAGCAAACATAACCCTGAACTTGTACAAGTTGAATCCCAAGGATTTTATTGGATGTCTGAACGTGAAGGCAACTTTTTATGAAATGTATTCTATATCCTGGGACATCCAGTTCATGGGTGCTAAGAAGGTGCTACG gCAGTTTCTCCGTGTCTTTTCTTATATTGCACAGGTGGCTGGCCACGTCCTTCTCTGCAGTGGCTCCTATGTTCTGCAGTGGACTGAGACCTATGATGAGAGCCCAGTACGACCGTCCCAGCATAAATGA